Proteins from a genomic interval of Chitinophagales bacterium:
- a CDS encoding DUF4194 domain-containing protein, whose product MNPSTSIPPNTEFNLSNDAIPPYSIVLVKLLQSVIYDEDRKLWNLLITYQHQIRQYFATIGVELHLNEQEGFAFLSQPEEIDTETNKTPRLVRRMPLSYEVTLLCVVLREALEEFDVRNTESRKLFITNQDLKERIELFFKDKADKVRLLQRFDTYINSVVSLGFLKEVKVRGFDDQLKTYEVMRVIKAKVSNEILEQIREKMEKGVKK is encoded by the coding sequence ATGAATCCTTCAACTTCAATACCCCCCAACACCGAATTCAACCTCTCCAACGATGCCATTCCTCCTTATTCAATCGTACTTGTAAAACTCTTACAAAGTGTCATTTACGATGAAGACCGCAAGCTTTGGAACTTGTTGATTACCTATCAGCACCAAATCCGCCAATATTTTGCCACCATCGGCGTAGAGTTGCACCTCAATGAGCAAGAAGGATTTGCGTTTTTGAGTCAACCCGAAGAAATCGACACCGAAACCAACAAAACGCCTCGTTTGGTGCGCCGAATGCCCTTGTCCTACGAAGTCACCTTATTGTGTGTCGTATTGCGGGAAGCATTGGAGGAATTTGATGTACGAAACACCGAATCCCGCAAACTATTCATCACCAATCAAGACCTCAAAGAACGCATCGAACTGTTCTTCAAAGACAAAGCCGACAAAGTTCGATTGTTGCAACGTTTTGACACCTATATCAATAGCGTTGTTAGTTTGGGATTTTTGAAGGAAGTGAAGGTGAGAGGTTTTGACGACCAACTGAAAACTTATGAGGTGATGCGGGTCATTAAAGCAAAGGTGAGCAATGAAATTTTGGAGCAAATTCGGGAGAAAATGGAGAAGGGTGTTAAGAAATAA
- a CDS encoding response regulator transcription factor, with amino-acid sequence MKILIAEDQPMILKALVFKMEKAGYEVIAANDGFQAVELFETENPDIVITDLYMPFSTGFEVITHIRRNSERDVPILVLSTVGDEPMIVEAFDLGASDYMQKPFRPNELVSRIKRLIKTLD; translated from the coding sequence ATGAAAATTCTCATTGCTGAAGACCAGCCGATGATTTTGAAGGCTTTGGTATTTAAAATGGAAAAAGCGGGTTATGAGGTAATTGCGGCAAATGATGGGTTTCAAGCTGTTGAGCTTTTTGAGACAGAAAACCCAGATATCGTAATTACCGACTTGTACATGCCTTTTTCGACTGGTTTTGAAGTGATTACACATATAAGAAGGAATTCTGAAAGGGATGTCCCCATTCTGGTTTTATCCACTGTTGGCGATGAGCCGATGATTGTAGAAGCTTTTGATTTAGGGGCAAGCGATTATATGCAAAAGCCATTCAGACCCAATGAATTGGTGAGTAGAATAAAAAGATTGATTAAAACATTGGATTAG
- a CDS encoding Rpn family recombination-promoting nuclease/putative transposase translates to MNPKQPHDKFFKETFSRKEVARDYIDQFLPADISENLDLRTLQLSETSHIDEELQEHLSDIVYYCRWKSKVNVRVSLLFEHKSYPEKYPHLQLLRYLSGTWEYDLREQQTLTVTIPIIVYHGKKKWNYKSFPAYFPISKIGTEGPLTRYIPKFDYHLTDLTHYTDEQLLALKMGYLVNTLLALKHRREDAYIKAHFERLFVYAEQYLESERGRNFLEIVVVYILQTTELNRKEIVGLVQKLPKQLNDLTMSTYDMILLEGEKKGRKEGKIEAIKTTVIRMIRKFPKWSNEEISELTGASVNFVEKIRKELKK, encoded by the coding sequence ATGAACCCAAAACAGCCGCATGATAAATTTTTCAAAGAGACTTTTTCAAGAAAAGAGGTTGCACGAGATTATATAGACCAATTCTTACCTGCTGATATTTCTGAAAACCTTGACTTAAGAACGCTCCAATTATCTGAAACTTCGCATATTGATGAAGAATTACAGGAACATTTATCTGATATTGTTTACTATTGCCGTTGGAAATCGAAGGTGAATGTAAGAGTTAGTTTGTTGTTTGAACACAAAAGTTATCCAGAGAAATATCCTCATTTACAACTACTTCGCTACTTGTCGGGAACTTGGGAATATGATTTGCGAGAACAACAAACTTTGACTGTGACGATTCCTATTATTGTGTATCATGGCAAGAAGAAATGGAACTATAAATCTTTCCCAGCCTATTTCCCGATTTCAAAAATAGGAACAGAAGGCCCACTAACCCGTTATATTCCGAAATTCGATTACCACCTCACCGACTTGACTCATTATACAGATGAGCAGTTATTGGCATTGAAAATGGGATATTTGGTCAATACCTTATTGGCTCTCAAACACAGACGAGAGGATGCCTATATCAAAGCCCATTTTGAACGTTTATTTGTGTATGCAGAACAATATTTGGAAAGTGAAAGAGGTAGAAACTTTTTGGAAATTGTGGTTGTTTATATCCTACAAACCACCGAGCTAAACCGCAAAGAAATAGTAGGTTTGGTTCAAAAATTACCTAAACAATTAAATGATTTGACTATGAGTACTTATGATATGATTCTTTTGGAAGGAGAAAAAAAAGGCAGAAAAGAAGGAAAAATAGAAGCAATCAAAACAACAGTAATCCGAATGATTCGCAAATTTCCAAAATGGTCGAATGAAGAAATTTCAGAATTAACGGGAGCTTCAGTTAATTTTGTAGAGAAGATTCGGAAGGAATTGAAGAAATAA
- a CDS encoding YaiO family outer membrane beta-barrel protein: MSRIHPIIKMQFLTFCILKLLLFNDLQAQVDIDTLFEKAKITAYAKEYTEAIEQLQNILEIQNHHFDAQLMLSRVLAWNKQYEKSLEQIEELLVKYPDNEDVLQFKETVEKWRESDKQSNFNEHIQLSNNTDFLLSNQTKWQFASLEYYRNIPDMPLSARLNYSNRFDLKGTQFEVEIYPKFSNRNYVFLSLAYSESVLFANYTLAASLFHNVKNDLELEGGFRYILFDSNTPILAGVLSIGKYTHSIWANYRFSLIKAGRFNGQTHRFRFRRYLQDEHNYIFMDATVGTTERDIQAFEALDALRTNTKNINIGVKKGLSNRLYATIAVGYELTTNGEQRKTSILSTNVALTHRF; this comes from the coding sequence ATGAGTAGAATTCACCCCATCATAAAAATGCAGTTTTTAACCTTTTGTATACTAAAATTACTGTTATTCAATGATTTGCAGGCGCAGGTAGATATAGATACTTTGTTTGAAAAAGCAAAAATAACTGCTTATGCAAAGGAATATACCGAGGCCATCGAACAACTGCAAAATATTCTTGAGATTCAAAACCATCACTTTGATGCACAGTTGATGCTATCGAGGGTTTTGGCATGGAACAAACAGTATGAAAAGTCATTGGAGCAAATTGAGGAATTACTGGTAAAATATCCTGACAACGAGGACGTTTTGCAATTTAAAGAAACGGTAGAAAAATGGCGAGAATCAGATAAGCAATCCAACTTCAATGAACATATTCAACTCAGCAATAATACGGATTTTTTACTGTCGAATCAGACAAAATGGCAATTTGCGAGTCTTGAGTATTACAGAAATATCCCTGATATGCCTTTGAGTGCAAGGTTGAATTATTCCAATCGCTTCGATTTGAAGGGAACACAGTTTGAAGTCGAGATTTATCCCAAATTTAGCAACCGCAACTATGTGTTTTTGTCTTTGGCTTATTCTGAATCAGTGCTTTTTGCAAACTATACTTTGGCGGCATCGCTTTTCCACAATGTCAAAAATGACTTGGAGTTAGAAGGAGGATTTCGGTATATTTTGTTTGACAGCAATACACCTATATTGGCGGGAGTGTTGTCTATTGGAAAATATACCCATAGCATCTGGGCAAACTACCGTTTTTCGCTAATCAAGGCAGGACGCTTCAATGGCCAGACACATCGGTTTCGGTTCAGAAGATACTTGCAAGACGAACACAACTACATATTTATGGATGCTACAGTCGGTACAACGGAAAGGGACATACAGGCTTTTGAAGCATTAGATGCCTTGAGAACCAATACTAAAAACATAAACATAGGAGTGAAAAAAGGATTAAGTAATAGACTGTACGCAACGATTGCAGTTGGCTATGAATTGACAACAAATGGTGAACAGCGAAAAACATCTATTTTATCTACAAATGTTGCACTAACACATCGGTTTTAA
- a CDS encoding heavy metal translocating P-type ATPase metal-binding domain-containing protein, whose amino-acid sequence MKTQTIQHIETSHMQTPDCYHCGLTCKDTSISTSSPTSENPLYFCCEGCKSVYEILEGNGLCTYYQLKEGEEHLSVNTFFADQYDFLDLPEVRHKLIDFSDDQQTKITFSIPNMHCTACIWLLENLRKIQPAVLQSKVNFIKKELYVQFHESQLSLKSLVQMLAQIGYEPSINLNSLSEKQTEAVGLGKVFYYKLGIAGFCFGNIMLLSFPEYLGLDKTFDADFHQFFGYLNLGLAMPVVAYSASNYFQSAWNGIRRGNLPIDVPISLGILSLLLQSMLEIISQSGAGYLDSLAGLIFFLLIGRWFQQKTYGRISFERDYQSYFPIAAIRREEGIEKSVPIDQLQENDLIVVRSQSLIPADGILWKGEARIDYSFVTGEAEAVKVEAGKTIFAGGRQLGQAIELKLTKKVSQSYLTQLWNNSAFDKDYTTTKEEQSLSLLADKIVPFFTPTILLIASIAGLYWWSVVGFAKAVQIFAAVLIIACPCALALATPFTLGNALRILGRMGFYVRNTAVVEHLAAIDHIVFDKTGTITQSQNNAVLYVGKPLTVNEKQMIRTLTRQSAHPISRQICESLQQDAPILELAIFGESAGKGIEGEIEGQRLKIGNAAFVGEAVYDLFSPNETHAFVSFNGETKGYYSFSNAYREGLKEVIEGLQKGHQISVISGDKDTERTNLQQLFGKDAVLLFEQSPQNKLDYIEALQQKGQRVVMIGDGLNDAGALQQANVGIAVSENINNFSPACDVIVEAKRFGQLVDFVTYSEEVVKVVKGAFVLSFLYNFIGIGFAVQGFLSPIVAAILMPLSSITVVVFGVGVSYFKSNVLNRDSI is encoded by the coding sequence ATGAAGACACAAACAATCCAACATATCGAAACTTCACACATGCAGACACCCGACTGCTATCACTGTGGTTTGACCTGCAAAGACACCAGTATTTCTACTAGCAGCCCAACTTCAGAAAACCCTTTGTACTTCTGTTGCGAAGGCTGCAAAAGCGTCTATGAAATACTCGAAGGCAATGGGTTGTGTACTTACTACCAATTGAAGGAAGGCGAAGAACACCTTTCTGTAAACACCTTTTTCGCAGATCAATACGATTTTTTAGATCTTCCTGAAGTCCGCCATAAGTTGATAGATTTTTCAGATGACCAACAAACCAAAATTACTTTTTCGATTCCCAACATGCACTGCACAGCCTGTATTTGGCTCTTAGAAAACCTCCGAAAAATACAGCCCGCAGTGTTGCAATCTAAGGTTAACTTCATAAAAAAGGAGCTTTATGTTCAGTTTCATGAAAGTCAACTATCCCTCAAGTCCTTGGTGCAAATGTTGGCGCAAATTGGTTACGAACCCAGCATCAACCTCAACTCACTCAGTGAAAAACAAACGGAAGCGGTCGGTTTAGGTAAGGTATTTTACTACAAGTTGGGAATTGCAGGTTTTTGTTTTGGCAATATCATGCTCTTGAGTTTCCCCGAATACTTGGGACTGGACAAGACCTTTGATGCCGATTTTCACCAGTTTTTTGGCTACCTCAATTTGGGGCTGGCCATGCCTGTGGTGGCTTACAGTGCATCGAACTACTTTCAATCCGCATGGAACGGTATTCGCCGAGGTAATTTACCGATTGATGTGCCTATTTCTTTGGGAATCTTGTCTTTATTGCTGCAAAGCATGCTAGAGATAATCTCACAATCAGGGGCGGGATATTTGGATTCTTTGGCGGGTTTGATATTTTTTCTGTTGATTGGACGTTGGTTTCAGCAAAAGACTTACGGACGAATTTCCTTTGAACGGGATTACCAATCCTATTTTCCGATTGCAGCTATTCGACGGGAAGAAGGAATCGAAAAAAGCGTACCGATTGACCAATTGCAGGAAAACGACCTGATTGTGGTTCGCAGTCAATCCTTGATTCCTGCCGATGGAATTTTGTGGAAAGGCGAGGCAAGGATTGATTACAGTTTTGTGACGGGCGAAGCAGAGGCGGTGAAGGTAGAAGCAGGTAAAACAATTTTTGCAGGAGGACGGCAATTGGGGCAGGCGATAGAATTGAAACTCACCAAAAAAGTATCGCAGAGTTATCTCACCCAATTGTGGAACAATTCAGCTTTTGATAAGGATTATACGACTACAAAGGAAGAACAATCGCTGAGTTTACTTGCCGATAAAATAGTGCCATTTTTCACCCCCACGATTTTGCTGATTGCCTCAATTGCAGGACTTTATTGGTGGTCAGTTGTGGGTTTTGCCAAGGCGGTTCAAATATTTGCAGCCGTGTTGATTATCGCCTGCCCTTGTGCTTTGGCTTTGGCAACGCCTTTCACGCTTGGCAATGCTTTGCGGATTTTGGGGCGAATGGGTTTTTATGTCCGAAATACGGCAGTCGTTGAACATTTAGCGGCAATTGACCATATCGTTTTCGATAAAACAGGCACGATTACCCAATCTCAAAACAATGCTGTTCTATATGTTGGAAAGCCTTTGACCGTCAATGAAAAGCAAATGATTCGCACATTGACCCGACAATCGGCGCATCCTATCAGCCGCCAAATTTGTGAGTCATTGCAGCAGGATGCTCCTATTTTAGAATTGGCTATTTTTGGAGAAAGTGCAGGGAAGGGAATTGAAGGAGAAATAGAGGGGCAAAGGTTAAAAATTGGTAATGCGGCTTTTGTGGGTGAAGCGGTTTATGATCTATTTTCCCCCAATGAAACCCACGCTTTTGTGAGCTTCAATGGCGAAACAAAGGGCTATTATAGTTTCTCCAATGCTTATCGAGAGGGCTTAAAGGAGGTCATTGAAGGGCTGCAAAAAGGTCATCAAATTTCAGTGATTTCAGGCGATAAAGACACCGAACGGACAAATTTGCAGCAGTTATTCGGAAAGGACGCAGTGTTGCTTTTTGAACAATCTCCTCAAAACAAACTGGATTACATTGAGGCTTTGCAGCAAAAAGGGCAAAGGGTGGTGATGATTGGTGATGGACTGAACGATGCGGGGGCTTTGCAGCAAGCGAATGTTGGCATTGCAGTTTCCGAGAACATCAACAATTTCAGCCCCGCTTGTGATGTGATAGTGGAAGCAAAACGATTTGGACAATTAGTTGATTTTGTGACGTATAGCGAGGAGGTGGTGAAGGTAGTGAAAGGGGCATTTGTGCTGTCGTTTTTGTATAACTTTATTGGGATAGGCTTTGCGGTTCAGGGTTTCTTGTCGCCAATTGTAGCGGCGATTTTGATGCCCTTGAGTTCGATTACAGTGGTAGTATTTGGGGTGGGGGTAAGCTATTTTAAGTCAAACGTTTTGAATAGGGATTCGATTTAA
- a CDS encoding ATP-binding protein, translating into MQRNITAKLLAWKNQYNRKPLIVRGARQVGKSWSISAFGKQFFEGQLHVVNLEKRVDWHSIFERNLDAVRILSELEIALNTRIEVGKDLLFIDEIQACPKAISSLRYFYEQIPDLHIIAAGSLLEFALEDIPFPVGRVQMMNMHPMSFAEFLKAMGKERLAEIVESPPAEQAEFIHNLLQEELKRYFFIGGMPECVGAFINTGKMADVQQVQTDLIETYRQDFSKYAPFSDKRCLNDVLFSVVGNVGQQIKYTRLSEDFSSPTNKKAFDLLTTARVVHKVRATSPSGLPLAASVSERKFKAILLDIGLLARLSGLSLAVEYQKNQLLTLFKGALAEQFVGQELLANGQENLFYWSRNAKSSNAEVDYLIAKDGKVIPIEVKNSAAGRLKSLHLLLNTYPNCEKGIVFSDAHFGEILEQKLVFLPLYFVGVVGTN; encoded by the coding sequence ATGCAACGAAATATTACCGCCAAATTATTGGCTTGGAAAAACCAATACAACAGAAAACCATTGATTGTCAGAGGTGCTCGACAAGTTGGAAAATCATGGTCTATTAGTGCTTTTGGGAAACAATTTTTTGAAGGACAATTACATGTTGTTAATTTGGAAAAAAGAGTGGACTGGCATTCTATTTTTGAGAGAAATTTGGATGCAGTCAGAATTTTGAGTGAACTGGAAATTGCTCTCAATACACGGATTGAAGTAGGGAAAGATTTGCTTTTCATAGATGAAATCCAAGCTTGTCCAAAAGCAATCAGCTCTCTTCGTTATTTTTATGAACAAATTCCAGACTTACATATCATTGCAGCAGGTTCGCTTTTAGAATTTGCCTTAGAGGACATTCCTTTTCCAGTGGGCAGGGTGCAAATGATGAATATGCATCCTATGAGTTTTGCAGAGTTCTTGAAGGCAATGGGGAAAGAACGCCTTGCTGAAATTGTAGAAAGTCCACCTGCAGAACAAGCCGAATTTATCCACAATTTGTTGCAAGAAGAATTGAAGCGTTATTTTTTTATTGGAGGAATGCCCGAATGTGTGGGTGCATTTATCAACACTGGAAAAATGGCAGATGTCCAACAGGTTCAGACAGATTTGATTGAAACTTATCGGCAAGATTTTTCTAAATATGCTCCTTTTTCGGACAAGCGTTGTTTGAACGATGTCTTGTTTTCGGTAGTGGGAAATGTGGGTCAGCAAATTAAATATACCCGTTTATCGGAAGATTTTTCGAGTCCTACCAACAAAAAAGCATTTGACCTATTGACGACTGCACGGGTTGTTCACAAGGTTAGGGCGACTTCACCTTCGGGGCTTCCTCTGGCAGCAAGTGTTTCGGAGAGAAAATTCAAAGCCATTTTGTTAGATATTGGATTGCTCGCTCGTTTGAGTGGCTTGTCGCTTGCTGTTGAATATCAAAAGAACCAACTATTGACTCTGTTCAAGGGGGCGCTTGCCGAGCAATTTGTAGGGCAAGAATTGTTGGCGAATGGACAAGAAAATTTGTTTTACTGGTCGAGAAATGCCAAAAGTAGCAATGCAGAAGTGGATTATTTGATTGCGAAAGATGGCAAGGTTATCCCGATTGAAGTAAAAAACAGTGCTGCTGGTCGTTTAAAAAGCCTTCACTTACTGTTGAATACCTATCCCAATTGTGAAAAAGGTATTGTTTTTTCAGATGCTCATTTTGGGGAAATACTTGAGCAAAAATTGGTGTTTTTACCTTTATATTTTGTTGGAGTAGTAGGGACGAATTGA
- a CDS encoding HEAT repeat domain-containing protein codes for MAQTQKEVLGITAEDIALDEKENLFTHYDEKVVLYYLYLTIASFVVMSVSLVSITCLRRLAHNKKQAEMDLLTEKYQHYIAELVSDDYEDDMLQMLDASEEQNLALSLEDISKPLHRELLLTEILSMHKYIAGKSASKLRELYLTLGFKEESLKQLKNRNWQVVVKGIYALSVMNIVDAYPLIFDLVGHKHPKINEAAMVAHIQLSTDPLAFLDNYKGLLTDWHQYRMHSMLSKLPMEEVPNFDRWMDSDNENVVEFVIKMSGFFQQAELAPKVARFLLNDSQAIQLASIRALSIIGTEEAIEPLINVFNETEDNQLKIEIIKTLETLTSDENLSFFEQQFSIKNYDLQLAIAKAMTVIGEKASQRLEELKGKSSEDIQMLIKHAQKTY; via the coding sequence ATGGCACAGACACAAAAAGAGGTTTTGGGTATTACGGCGGAAGACATTGCATTGGATGAAAAAGAAAATCTTTTTACACATTACGACGAAAAAGTCGTTTTGTACTATCTCTACCTCACCATAGCAAGTTTTGTCGTAATGAGTGTCTCTTTGGTCAGTATCACCTGCCTTCGCAGACTGGCACATAACAAAAAGCAAGCAGAAATGGACTTGCTCACTGAAAAATACCAACATTATATTGCCGAACTTGTATCTGACGACTATGAGGATGATATGTTGCAAATGTTGGATGCAAGCGAAGAACAAAACCTAGCACTCAGTTTAGAAGACATTTCCAAACCCTTGCACCGAGAACTCCTATTGACAGAAATTCTTTCTATGCACAAATACATTGCAGGAAAATCAGCTTCAAAATTAAGAGAACTTTATTTGACCTTGGGCTTCAAGGAGGAATCTTTAAAGCAGCTAAAAAACCGCAATTGGCAGGTAGTCGTTAAGGGTATTTATGCACTTAGTGTGATGAATATTGTGGATGCCTACCCTCTTATTTTTGATTTGGTAGGTCACAAGCATCCCAAAATAAACGAAGCTGCAATGGTAGCCCATATTCAGTTATCTACAGACCCTCTCGCATTTTTGGACAATTACAAAGGCTTATTGACCGACTGGCACCAATACCGAATGCACAGTATGTTGTCAAAGTTGCCGATGGAAGAAGTTCCAAATTTTGATAGATGGATGGACAGTGACAACGAAAATGTGGTCGAATTTGTAATAAAAATGTCAGGATTTTTCCAACAGGCAGAGTTGGCACCAAAAGTTGCACGGTTTTTGCTCAATGATAGTCAAGCAATACAGTTGGCAAGCATTCGAGCTTTGTCTATTATTGGCACAGAAGAAGCAATAGAACCGCTCATAAATGTATTCAACGAAACAGAAGACAACCAACTGAAAATAGAAATTATCAAAACATTGGAAACCTTGACTTCTGACGAAAATCTTTCTTTCTTTGAACAACAGTTTAGCATCAAAAACTATGACCTTCAATTGGCTATCGCTAAGGCAATGACTGTGATTGGGGAAAAAGCGTCTCAAAGATTGGAGGAATTGAAGGGAAAATCATCGGAAGATATTCAAATGCTTATCAAACACGCACAAAAAACATACTAA
- a CDS encoding group III truncated hemoglobin: protein MNTKKAIEGRADIKVLIDDFYTKVREDEVIGHFFTEVVQLSWEHHIPVMYDFWEAVLFGVGGYKGNPVLKHIALHQKEALTQAHFSQWKKLFFETLDAHFEGEKVEDAKKKVEMMERLMLYKIEASESRFFVQ from the coding sequence ATGAACACGAAAAAAGCCATTGAAGGTCGAGCAGATATTAAAGTCTTGATTGATGATTTTTATACGAAGGTGAGGGAGGATGAAGTGATTGGTCATTTTTTTACGGAAGTGGTGCAGCTTTCGTGGGAACATCATATTCCTGTGATGTACGATTTTTGGGAGGCGGTTTTGTTTGGTGTGGGCGGTTACAAGGGCAATCCTGTATTGAAACACATTGCTTTGCACCAAAAAGAAGCCTTGACTCAAGCGCATTTTAGTCAATGGAAAAAGTTGTTTTTCGAGACTTTGGACGCACATTTTGAAGGAGAAAAAGTGGAGGACGCAAAGAAGAAAGTCGAAATGATGGAGCGTTTGATGTTGTATAAAATTGAAGCGAGTGAGAGTCGTTTTTTTGTGCAGTGA
- a CDS encoding response regulator transcription factor encodes MKVLIAEDQPMILKALVFKMKKAGYEVIAAIDGQQAIELFESEKPDMVITDLYMPFSTGFELITYIRKNCSSSVPILVLSNVGLEQTIVDVFDLGASDFVQKPYRPNELVIRTKRLITNNQGHSQMAA; translated from the coding sequence ATGAAAGTTCTTATTGCAGAAGACCAACCAATGATATTGAAAGCATTGGTTTTTAAAATGAAAAAAGCAGGTTATGAAGTAATTGCAGCGATAGATGGGCAGCAAGCCATTGAACTTTTTGAATCAGAAAAACCAGATATGGTCATTACTGACCTTTATATGCCTTTTTCGACAGGCTTCGAGTTGATTACGTATATTCGAAAAAATTGCAGCAGCAGTGTTCCAATTTTGGTTTTGTCAAATGTAGGCTTGGAACAAACGATTGTAGATGTCTTTGACTTGGGAGCAAGTGATTTTGTTCAAAAACCTTATAGACCTAATGAATTGGTAATTAGAACCAAACGATTGATTACTAATAACCAAGGGCATAGTCAGATGGCAGCATAG
- a CDS encoding DUF3375 domain-containing protein, whose translation MKYDEVKGLIANSPTIKMLRAFSAPLIISFLYQEFKQKNRIAISSYELINRLADTIELLDSNELSYLGTEETDPLALAQRYIAAWCHEDNRYLTRYPDENGEPIHELTSHTEKVFQWMDTLKKREFVGTESRFKDIYRLLRELIENSKADPKQKIAQLEAQRDELTQQIRQIKRSGKVEIFNDTQIKERFYNVNKVARELLSDFKEVEHNFKDITLEIYKKQTQVDVNKGQILGYALDATDELKDSDQGKSFYAFWQFLVADNKQDELLELIEQMYDLLRQRDIHYADNFLRKIKVYLHGAGQKVIDSNRLLADKLSRILVERDILERKRAIEVISAIKNFAMENPEKFSGKRRFISIEDLPDINLPMERPLGEKPQEATFRNQPTELGSNKFEEAELSILFDQFEMNRQELEQNIADLLKYHAQVTLSQVVEYYPIQNGLAEVITYFSIASKSKKHLINTEISEEIAWKMEGKGEEDSSRKEIRLPQLVYVR comes from the coding sequence ATGAAATATGATGAGGTCAAAGGCTTGATAGCCAACTCTCCTACTATCAAAATGTTGCGTGCTTTTAGTGCGCCATTGATTATCAGTTTTTTGTACCAAGAATTCAAACAAAAAAATCGCATTGCCATTTCGAGTTACGAATTAATCAACCGATTGGCGGATACCATCGAACTCTTGGATAGCAATGAGTTGAGTTATTTAGGAACAGAAGAAACCGACCCTTTGGCATTGGCACAACGCTACATTGCCGCTTGGTGTCACGAAGACAACCGTTATCTGACCCGCTATCCCGATGAAAATGGCGAACCAATTCACGAATTGACCTCACACACCGAAAAGGTTTTTCAGTGGATGGACACCCTAAAAAAACGGGAATTTGTCGGCACAGAATCCCGCTTCAAAGACATCTACCGACTGCTTCGTGAACTCATCGAAAACTCCAAAGCCGACCCCAAACAAAAAATCGCCCAATTGGAGGCCCAACGGGATGAACTGACCCAACAAATCCGCCAAATCAAACGCTCTGGAAAAGTCGAAATCTTCAATGATACCCAAATCAAGGAACGTTTCTACAATGTCAACAAAGTGGCTCGTGAACTACTCTCCGACTTCAAAGAGGTGGAACACAACTTCAAAGACATCACCCTCGAAATCTACAAGAAACAAACTCAGGTCGATGTGAACAAAGGGCAGATTTTGGGCTACGCTTTGGACGCAACGGACGAATTGAAGGACTCTGACCAGGGGAAAAGTTTCTATGCTTTTTGGCAGTTTTTGGTGGCGGACAACAAACAGGATGAACTCTTGGAATTGATTGAACAAATGTATGATTTGCTCCGCCAAAGAGACATCCATTATGCTGACAATTTCCTCCGAAAAATCAAGGTTTACTTACATGGCGCAGGACAGAAGGTGATAGATTCCAACCGTTTATTGGCAGACAAGTTGAGCCGAATTTTGGTAGAACGAGATATTTTGGAGCGCAAACGTGCCATTGAAGTCATCAGTGCTATCAAAAATTTTGCGATGGAAAACCCCGAAAAATTCAGTGGGAAACGCAGGTTTATCAGCATTGAAGACCTGCCCGATATCAACTTACCAATGGAACGTCCTTTGGGTGAAAAACCACAAGAGGCCACCTTCCGCAATCAACCGACCGAACTGGGTAGCAATAAATTTGAAGAGGCTGAATTGAGCATCTTGTTTGACCAATTCGAGATGAACCGCCAAGAATTAGAGCAGAACATTGCCGATTTATTGAAGTACCACGCCCAAGTTACCCTTTCGCAAGTGGTGGAATATTACCCGATTCAAAACGGTTTGGCAGAAGTGATTACCTATTTTTCGATTGCTTCAAAGTCGAAGAAACACTTGATTAATACAGAAATTAGTGAGGAAATTGCTTGGAAGATGGAAGGAAAAGGAGAGGAGGATAGTAGTCGGAAGGAGATTCGGTTGCCGCAATTGGTGTATGTAAGGTAG